A single genomic interval of Coccidioides posadasii str. Silveira chromosome 1, complete sequence harbors:
- a CDS encoding uncharacterized protein (EggNog:ENOG410PGFP~COG:S), producing the protein MSSSESPGYPAPAQGLTAVLPLEKVFPIQIGSELFRLSGASISSDAPSYFSQFFEEQLRQNGDSSAVRTLYIDRDPDTFRDILKHLQGYYIRPRDNSHFVKLFADAQFYSLPRLISQLFECEIFIQIGDRHFEIPRDIFSSPGDSPNFFSLGFAVFFATPGEVFPGLERRGLLRPPAITPPIVSSRSGEVFAELLHMLRGYPIHIRSEEHRAELLRDCRYFHLRGLEQKLIPHHISYNIERQRSEIVIRLEDIRPSGVQVTPDHHDHHSPQNPHAMFGGWVQYARPFVDDKHYELIIEIGGEDTRVDLATQRVEFYGSTEARMSSLLQVIANKTNLQGTLKKGAESRSRSSTPGSSLPSPCVFIMQLDSETDIVLDGERYEPPCSGAAWNYSHEEPAYTSNSTRDGSEGLRNLGVIQTGLVDIKPPNLQQSDGGESRQLGSRETRFHAALEATMPDMYAPPGTQILAGEPPLKRKRGDSEYSGGEWTVHKAHWRLRVQARNDAGGVELILIALKLDGSTRQRSRNVRRRFLGSD; encoded by the exons ATGTCCTCGTCTGAATCTCCAGGATACCCCGCCCCAGCCCAGGGCCTAACCGCAGTCCTTCCCCTAGAGAAGGTGTTTCCAATTCAAATTGGGTCTGAACTGTTCAGGCTATCTGGTGCATCTATCTCCTCGGATG CACCCTCATACTTCTCCCAGTTTTTTGAGGAGCAGCTTCGACAGAATGGAGACAGTTCCGCCGTGAGAACGCTTTACATAGACCGGGATCCAGATACGTTTCGTGACATCTTAAAGCACCTTCAAG GGTATTACATACGGCCGCGGGATAATTCGCATTTCGTTAAACTGTTTGCGGATGCCCAATTTTATAGCT TACCGCGGTTGATATCCCAGCTGTTTGAATGCGAGATCTTCATCCAGATCGGGGACCGCCACTTTGAAATTCCACGCGATATATTCTCGAGTCCCGGCGACTCCCCTAATTTCTTCTCTCTGGGCTTTGCGGTTTTCTTTGCAACACCGGGAGAGGTGTTTCCCGGCCTGGAACGCCGAGGACTGCTTCGACCCCCCGCGATAACGCCTCCAATTGTGAGCAGTCGTTCTGGTGAAGTGTTCGCAGAACTATTGCATATGCTGCGAGGATATCCTATCCACATTCGAAGTGAGGAGCATCGAGCAGAGCTTTTGCGTGACTGTCGATATTTTCATCTGCGGGGGCTGGAGCAAAAGCTCATCCCTCACCACATCAGCTACAATATTGAGCGCCAGCGGTCAGAAATTGTGATCCGCCTTGAGGATATCCGTCCGTCTGGGGTGCAGGTTACTCCTGATCATCATGATCATCACTCTCCACAGAACCCACATGCAATGTTTGGTGGATGGGTGCAGTATGCTCGTCCATTTGTCGACGATAAGCATTATGAGCTGATTATTGAGATTGGCGGAGAGGACACACGGGTCGACTTGGCGACACAACGTGTTGAATTCTACGGCTCCACCGAAGCGAGGATGTCGAGTCTTTTACAGGTCATCGCGAACAAAACGAATCTCCAAGGCACGCTGAAAAAGGGAGCGGAAAGCAGGAGCAGGTCTAGCACACCCGGAAGCAGTTTACCCAGTCCGTGCGTCTTCATAATGCAACTAGACTCGGAAACAGATATTGTCCTAGACGGTGAACGCTATGAGCCACCGTGCAGCGGTGCAGCTTGGAATTATTCCCACGAAGAACCTGCATATACATCAAATTCTACTAGAGACGGCAGTGAGGGCCTTCGAAACCTGGGTGTCATCCAGACGGGACTCGTGGATATCAAACCGCCCAATCTCCAGCAGAGCGATGGGGGCGAGAGTCGCCAGTTAGGAAGCAGGGAAACGCGGTTTCACGCAGCGCTGGAGGCGACCATGCCCGATATGTATGCCCCTCCCGGCACGCAGATTCTGGCTGGAGAGCCTCCGCTTAAGCGGAAGCGAGGTGATAGTGAATACAGCGGCGGCGAGTGGACGGTTCACAAGGCGCATTGGAGATTGAGAGTACAGGCACGTAACGATGCGGGAGGTGTGGAGCTGATTCTCATTGCTCTCAAGTTGGATGGGTCTACACGGCAGCGGTCAAGGAACGTGCGCAGGCGATTTCTGGGCTCCGATTAG
- a CDS encoding uncharacterized protein (EggNog:ENOG410PSZP~COG:S), with amino-acid sequence MIVALSNAWMKGQPNAPLCGRKVKATNKKNGKTVVVTVADTCAGCGANDLDFSVGAWNALTDNAPWGSFPVAWDFV; translated from the exons ATGATCGTCGCGCTCAGCAACGCCTGGATGAAGGGTCAACCTAACGCGCCCTTGTGCGGCCGAAAGGTGAAGGCCACGAACAAGAAAAACGGCAAAACTGTTGTCGTGACTGTTGCGGATACTTGCGCAGGCTGTGGAGCAAATGACCTCGATTTCTCGGTCGGAGCATGGAATGCTCTTACCGACAACGCTCCCTGGGGATCGTTTCCCGTCGCCTG GGATTTTGTATAA
- a CDS encoding uncharacterized protein (EggNog:ENOG410QDUU~COG:E), with the protein MGTATAQSGLSSSVMHRDLHAAPKRAVGAEGNYVILEDGQRLLDSTGGAAVSCLGHANEQVKEAIKKQMDQLSYCHTMFFATDVFEELAAFLKESTGGKMSRLFVVSSGSEAMEAAMKLSRQYFLELPTPEPKRTRFIARQHSFHGVTLGSLSMGGHVFRRELFEPLLLPNISHVSPCNAYRGKRDGESDADYVGRLAAELDAEFQRVGPETVCAFVAEPVVGAALGCVPSVPGYFAAMKAVCDRYGALLIMDEVMSGMGRSGTLHAWEQEGVAPDIQTIGKGLGGGYAPVSGVLIGNKVAEVMDKGTGAFRHGQTYQGHPIGCAAALAVQKVIKEQNLLQNVREMGALLESKLREYIGDHPNVGNIRGKGLFWGIEFVKDKATKEPFDPKLAVGARVQNTALTPKYSFSIYAGGGTMDGKRGDHVLLAPAYNITANEVDMIARLTAAVIVEVFNEVNEVSAST; encoded by the exons ATGGGTACTGCAACAGCGCAATCCGGACTTAGCAGCTCGGTCATGCACCGCGACCTGCACGCGGCCCCGAAACGCGCCGTGGGTGCTGAAGGCAACTATGTCATTCTCGAAGATGGACAGAGACTCCTGGACTCGACTGGTGGTGCCGCTGTCAGCTGCCTCGGCCACGCGAACGAGCAGGTAAAAGAGGCCATCAAGAAGCAAATGGACCAGCTTTCGTACTGCCATACAATGTTTTTTGCCACGGACGTCTTTGAGGAGCTTGCAGCGTTCTTGAAGGAGTCTACTGGCGGAAAAATGTCCAGATTATTTGTTGTCAGCTCTG GCTCCGAAGCCATGGAAGCTGCCATGAAATTGTCTCGTCAATACTTCCTCGAACTTCCCACTCCAGAGCCGAAGCGCACAAGATTCATTGCCCGGCAGCACTCTTTTCACGGCGTCACACTGGGTTCTTTGTCTATGGGTGGTCATGTTTTCCGCCGCGAGCTGTTCGAACCGCTTCTACTCCCAAACATTTCCCACGTTTCACCCTGCAATGCATATAGGGGCAAGAGAGATGGCGAATCAGATGCAGATTATGTAGGAAGACTTGCTGCCGAGTTGGACGCCGAGTTCCAGCGAGTTGGCCCCGAAACTGTGTGTGCGTTTGTTGCGGAGCCTGTCGTCGGTGCT GCACTCGGCTGCGTGCCTTCTGTGCCAGGCTATTTCGCAGCGATGAAAGCGGTATGCGACAGGTATGGTGCCCTCCTGATCATGGACGAAGTGATGTCAGGAATGGGTCGCTCTGGAACGCTGCATGCCTGGGAACAAGAAGGCGTTGCGCCTGACATTCAGACCATAGGAAAAGGCCTTGGGGGAGGTTATGCTCCCGTCTCAGGTGTGCTGATTGGCAATAAAGTAGCTGAAGTTATGGATAAGGGAACCGGAGCATTCCGCCATGGTCAGACATATCAAGGCCACCCCATTGGTTGTGCAGCAGCATTGGCCGTCCAGAAGGTCATCAAAGAGCAGAATCTACTTCAAAACGTGAGAGAAATGGGTGCGCTGCTCGAGTCGAAGTTAAGAGAGTATATCGGCGATCATCCAAATGTGGGCAATATCAGAGGCAAGGGTCTATTCTGGGGT ATCGAATTCGTGAAGGACAAGGCAACAAAAGAGCCTTTTGACCCCAAGCTTGCTGTCGGTGCGCGGGTTCAGAATACGGCTCTAACACCTAAGTATAGTTTCTCCATCTACGCTGGTGGCGGGACCATGGATGGAAAACGCGGCGATCACGTCCTTCTTGCCCCCGCTTATAATATTACAGCAAATGAGGTGGACATGATTGCACGCTTAACCGCCGCCGTCATCGTTGAGGTGTTCAATGAGGTCAATGAGGTCAGCGCCTCCACGTAA
- a CDS encoding uncharacterized protein (EggNog:ENOG410PISH~COG:G~TransMembrane:12 (i32-53o77-97i109-129o141-158i165-185o205-222i290-313o333-352i359-382o402-425i437-458o464-485i)), translating to MQDVRPVHTTVVGGNTAYHTAMLKEPPNPRSWNSIALFAASLVGFLCSSMNGYDGSLYNSIAANKVFLRYFNGSNKGIWAGIVSSMYQIGSVAALPFVGPINDSFGRRIGMFTGALIVIVGTIVSATVTGGNVGQFMGGRFVLGFGVAITSSAGPMYVTEVSHPAYRGVMTGFSNTFWFIGSILSSGVARGTNHLGGHATWRIPLWFQLLFSGIISGCVLFVPESPRWLYVHNKRDHAKAMLVKYHGQGNPESEWVKLQLAEYDEYLDINGADKRWWDYRSLFNTPVSRYRIFCSCCVTIFSQWAGNSVLSYFMSAVLDSAGVSGTVPQLNVILINSCQQFIWSIIGASLVDRAGRRPLLLFANIGCSVVWLCICITSSEFANHGGTKDFPGTSPAAGTATLAFIFVFGAVFSIGFTPLQALYPVEVLSFEMRAKGLAFQNLALNAALLLNQFAWPVAMDKIGWHTYIIFCVWCAVQAVVIYYFIPETKNCTLEELDLIFNSSNPVKASVRKGRLGVDVFGGIIKVESEG from the exons ATGCAGGATGTCCGCCCCGTTCACACCACAGTGGTCGGAGGGAACACCGCCTACCACACCGCCATGCTGAAAGAACCCCCGAACCCTCGCTCATGGAATTCTATTGCCCTCTTCGCCGCTTCTCTCGTTGGCTTCCTCTGCTCGAGTATGAACGGCTACGACGGCTCTCTCTATAACTCCATTGCCGCGAACAAGGTGTTCCTGCGGTACTTCAATGGCTCGAATAAGGGCATCTGGGCCGGCATCGTCTCCTCTATGTATCAGATTGGTAGCGTTGCGGCCTTGCCGTTCGTAGGACCTATCAACGACAGCTTCGGGCGCCGAATAGGCATGTTTACTGGTGCGCTGATTGTCATCGTCGGGACAATTGTCTCTGCAACCGTGACAGGCGGGAATGTAGGACAGTTCATGGGCGGCCGATTTGTTCTCGGATTCGGTGTTGCCATTACTTCTTCAGCCGGTCCAATGTATGTCACAGAGGTTTCGCATCCGGCATACCGCGGCGTAATGACTGGGTTCTCAAATACCTTCTG GTTCATCGGTTCCATCCTTTCTAGCGGCGTGGCCCGCGGAACTAACCATCTGGGTGGTCATGCTACTTGGCGGATTCCTCTCTGGTTTCAATTGCTGTTCTCTGGAATTATCTCTGGTTGTGTTTTGTTCGTTCCTGAGTCTCCACGGTGGCTATACGTCCACAATAAGCGGGACCACGCCAAAGCCATGCTTGTCAAATATCATGGCCAAGGCAACCCAGAGAGCGAATGGGTTAAGCTCCAGCTCGCCGAATACGATGAATACCTCGACATAAACGGCGCGGATAAGCGCTGGTGGGATTATAGGTCGTTATTCAACACTCCTGTTTCTCGATACCGCATATTCTGCAGCTGTTGCGTAACAATCTTCAGCCAGTGGGCGGGAAACT CCGTTCTCTCTTACTTTATGTCTGCCGTTTTGGACTCCGCTGGCGTCTCCGGGACTGTTCCTCAGCTCAACGTCATACTCATCAACTCCTGCCAGCAATTCATTTGGTCGATTATCGGAGCCTCTCTTGTTGACCGCGCCGGCCGCCGCCCTCTCTTGCTTTTCGCCAATATCGGATGCTCCGTGGTTTGGCTATGCATCTGCATAACTAGTTCTGAATTCGCAAACCACGGTGGCACAAAAGATTTTCCAGGAACATCTCCTGCGGCAGGAACGGCAACGTTGGCCTTTATCTTCGTTTTTGGCGCAGTGTTTTCGATTGGCTTCACACCGTTGCAAGCCTTATATCCAGTCGAAGTGCTTTCATTCGAAATGCGTGCAAAGGGCCTGGCGTTTCAGAATCTGGCGTTGAATGCTG CCTTGCTACTCAACCAATTTGCCTGGCCCGTCGCTATGGACAAAATTGGCTGGCATACATACATAATTTTCTGTGTATGGTGTGCTGTTCAAGCCGTCGTTATATACTACTTCATTCCAGAAACAAAGAATTGCACG CTCGAAGAGCTTGATCTAATATTCAACTCATCAAACCCGGTGAAGGCTTCAGTGCGAAAGGGGCGGCTTGGTGTGGATGTGTTTGGTGGAATCATAAAAGTCGAGTCTGAGGGTTAG
- the YSH1 gene encoding endoribonuclease ysh1 (BUSCO:52541at4751~EggNog:ENOG410PIVA~COG:A~TransMembrane:1 (i173-193o)~BUSCO:1857at33183), with translation MAAKRKASAISAGLDEEPVDPSDELLFNCLGGGNEVGRSCHIIQYKGKTVMLDAGMHPAKDGFAALPFFDEFDLSTVDVLLVSHFHLDHSAALPYVLSKTNFKGRVFMTHATKAIYKWLIQDNVRVSNTSSSSDQRTTLYTEQDHLSTLPLIEAIDFNTTHTINSIRITPFPAGHVLGAAMFLISIAGLNILFTGDYSREEDRHLVSAEVPKGIKIDVLIAESTFGISSNPPRLERETALMKSVTSVLNRGGRVLMPVFALGRAQELLLILDEYWGRHPELQKIPIYYIGNMARRCMVVYQTYIGAMNDNIKRLFRQRMAEAEARGDKSTTAGPWDFKFVRSVRNLERFDDVGGCVMLASPGMLQTGTSRELLERWAPSERNGVIMTGYSVEGTMGKQILNEPEQIPAVMSARTAAGPGRGRIPDGDEEQKVMIPRRCTVEEISFAAHVDGVENREFIEAVAAPVVILVHGEKHQMMRLKSKLLSLNAEKTVKVKIYSPTNCEEIRIPFTVDKVAKVVGRLAETSPPAADQESRLMNGVLVQNGFQLSMMAPEDLREYAGLTTTTITCKQHITLGTASIDLIRWALEGTFGSIEEIGTQRQEAATNGRVKEHEGENAATVKEDEADEEIPLDDTIAYLVMGCVILRYSPRTRAVELEWEGNLMNDGVADAVMAVLLTVESSPAAVKRSSKNKHCHSHNACEFPNPHSYLTPEERFSRLLMVLEAQFGSNIAPIERPKITRPAANAKANGTAGIKAESSAPTPDSEVKQDEPALDEEDLDDLEEAELVRLQALGIPVPGIEIKVDKHVARVWLETLEVECSYPVLRDRVRVVVERAVETVADLWSSKAASPRTGVLNDKLHDEKVDKAAVKQETELIKGENM, from the exons ATGGCAGCAAAGCGCAAGGCCTCGGCCATCTCAGCCGGGCTAGACGAGGAGCCCGTCGACCCTTCCGATGAGCTCCTCTTCAACTGCCTGGGTGGCGGAAACGAGGTCGGGAGATCATGCCATATAATTCAATACAAGGGGAAAACGGTCATG CTCGATGCCGGAATGCACCCCGCAAAGGATGGCTTTGCAGCCCTTCCATTCTTCGACGAATTCGATCTCAGTACGGTAGACGTACTTCTCGTGAGCCA TTTCCACTTGGATCACTCCGCTGCCCTCCCCTACGTCCTCAGCAAGACCAATTTCAAAGGCAGAGTCTTCATGACCCATGCCACCAAGGCTATCTACAAATGGCTCATCCAAGACAATGTCCGAGTGAGCAAcacctcctcctcgtctGACCAGAGAACTACCCTCTATACCGAACAAGACCATCTCTCTACTCTACCTCTCATCGAAGCAATAGATTTCAACACGACCCATACCATCAACAGCATCCGGATCACCCCTTTCCCTGCCGGCCATGTGCTTGGTGCAGCCATGTTTCTCATCTCCATCGCCGGCCTGAATATCCTATTTACTGGCGACTACTCTCGTGAAGAAGACCGTCACCTTGTATCAGCAGAAGTTCCAAAGGGCATCAAGATAGATGTCCTCATCGCTGAATCCACTTTCGGCATCTCTTCCAATCCACCCCGGCTGGAACGTGAAACCGCGCTGATGAAATCTGTCACAAGCGTCCTAAACAGAGGTGGACGAGTGCTAATGCCTGTTTTTGCACTGGGGCGAGCCCAAGAACTGTTGCTGATCCTGGATGAATACTGGGGTCGCCATCCTGAACTGCAGAAAATCCCAATTTACTATATTGGGAACATGGCCAGGCGGTGTATGGTCGTGTATCAAACTTACATAGGAGCCATGAACGACAACATCAAGCGGCTATTCCGGCAGCGCATGGCTGAGGCTGAAGCCAGAGGAGACAAGAGTACAACCGCAGGTCCGTGGGACTTCAAATTCGTGAGGAGCGTAAGGAACTTGGAGCGCTTTGACGATGTGGGTGGCTGTGTCATGCTTGCGTCTCCTGGTATGTTGCAAACGGGAACTAGTCGAGAGCTCTTGGAGCGATGGGCACCAAGTGAACGTAATGGTGTTATCATGACCGGTTACAGTGTTGAGGGCACAATGGGGAAACAGATCCTCAATGAACCCGAACAGATTCCCGCTGTGATGAGCGCTAGAACCGCCGCTGGGCCCGGTCGCGGCAGAATACCGGATGGCGATGAGGAGCAAAAGGTCATGATCCCACGCAGATGTACTGTTGAAGAAATCAGCTTTGCTGCCCACGTTGATGGCGTGGAGAACCGTGAATTCATAGAGGCAGTCGCCGCGCCTGTGGTG ATTTTGGTCCATGGTGAAAAACACCAGATGATGAGGCTCAAATCTAAACTTCTCAGCTTGAACGCAGAAAAGACCGTGAAAGTGAAAATATATTCGCCTACCAATTGCGAGGAAATTCGAATTCCATTCACCGTCGACAAAGTTGCAAAAGTAGTGGGACGACTTGCAGAAACTTCACCACCAGCCGCAGACCAAGAATCGCGGCTCATGAATGGTGTCCTTGTTCAGAACGGATTTCAGCTTTCCATGATGGCCCCAGAGGACTTGCGAGAATATGCTGGATTGACGACCACCACCATTACCTGTAAACAGCACATAACTCTGGGCACGGCGAGCATTGACCTCATCAGATGGGCATTGGAGGGCACCTTTGGGTCAATAGAAGAAATTGGCACACAGCGCCAAGAGGCCGCTACAAACGGACGTGTTAAGGAACACGAGGGTGAAAATGCTGCCACTGTCAAAGAGGACGAAGCAGACGAGGAAATTCCTCTCGATGATACAATTGCCTACCTGGTAATGGGCTGCGTTATCCTGAGATATAGTCCACGAACCAGGGCAGTTGAGCTTGAGTGGGAAGGCAATTTGATGAATGATGGAGTTGCTGATGCTGTTATGGCTGTCCTCCTGACCGTAGAGAGCAGTCCCGCGGCTGTTAAAC GTTCGAGCAAGAACAAGCACTGCCACTCCCATAACGCCTGCGAATTCCCTAATCCCCATTCTTATCTCACACCAGAAGAACGATTCTCCCGTCTGCTGATGGTGCTCGAAGCCCAATTTGGTTCCAACATTGCACCAATTGAGCGACCGAAGATAACTCGCCCGGCCGCCAATGCTAAAGCTAACGGGACTGCAGGCATTAAAGCCGAGTCAAGTGCCCCCACGCCGGATAGTGAGGTCAAACAAGATGAACCTGCGCTAGACGAGGAGGACCTCGACGACCTTGAAGAAGCGGAATTAGTTCGCCTTCAAGCGTTGGGTATCCCTGTCCCCGGCATTGAAATTAAAGTTGATAAGCACGTTGCCCGCGTGTGGCTTGAGACATTGGAGGTTGAATGCTCGTACCCCGTGTTGAGAGACCGGGTGAGAGTGGTGGTCGAGCGGGCTGTGGAGACCGTGGCGGATCTGTGGAGTTCCAAGGCGGCATCTCCGCGAACAGGTGTGTTAAATGACAAGCTGCATGATGAAAAGGTTGATAAAGCAGCAGTTAAACAGGAAACGGAACTAATTAAGGGGGAAAACATGTGA
- a CDS encoding uncharacterized protein (EggNog:ENOG410PHE4~COG:S~BUSCO:7119at33183), which translates to MAQTQSHQFPSQSSFSPPASTPSPSPSSTGTPSGNLGPPPKRQRLSPLPQTQAPFSSSPGFGTLQLPQTTSPVNGVPVANMTNPPGNAVHPPPQPQPQPQPHTPQPPPPPGSMGPPSRPAETKPTDAAELTDVLASSGIDVREEEAFLTSGYGAAPATTPQPPPRIQTNITTSFTSQPSAGSTPSAGNSFTEPAFKQAHYQPPPTAAGAQPVPRKSPEDLAADAKLRDDTVASRRDQYPLHAPFLQTAPLGERLQKRGNELGIRMPSGGFFRPFPNRPATPIEIVGPDGQSVIRTGKPVLTTDAPLGDIISLMSLACEERLRSVVEHSAVLAQNRRAYSHGVVPQEWNDLAEGNNQKKGKEDQNGIAAASPNGTSQKRTISTNRDDSNEARRITFPNTLAMKSRRLIEKDGSYEEGRANKRMKRNTDAILSGDTGRSASVGPGAEPSGERAPDVEKKTKKELKKAEAKVNDAVQHQHAVETARMATGGLSTSRFGGKKTYSWLSNPSATSASRTSFSNPSRARPGGGSAPSGTGKPGGLSNGIRVPPGKRLGEWREDKDRGAGVQIRDILFMLEVDGKAAKHLQKAYSKESKEEVDRPGK; encoded by the exons ATGGCGCAGACCCAGTCTCACCAGTTCCCTTCGCAGTCCTCCTTCTCCCCTCCCGCCTCCAcgccctctccctctccctcttccACCGGAACCCCTTCCGGCAACCTTGGCCCACCGCCAAAACGACAGCGTCTCTCGCCTCTCCCTCAGACCCAGGCGCCATTCTCGTCTTCTCCTGGCTTTGGAACCCTGCAGTTGCCCCAGACCACGAGCCCCGTGAACGGTGTGCCCGTCGCCAACATGACAAACCCACCTGGAAACGCCGTCCATCCTCCCCCACAACCACAACCACAACCACAACCACATACACCCCaaccaccaccgccacccGGGTCGATGGGTCCTCCATCGCGGCCCGCCGAGACGAAGCCAACCGATGCTGCAGAGCTGACAGACGTCTTGGCCTCCTCCGGCATTGATGTCCGGGAAGAAGAAGCTTTTCTTACCAGTGGATATGGCGCTGCACCCGCAACTACTCCGCAACCGCCGCCGCGCATCCAGACCAATATCACCACTTCATTCACCTCACAGCCGTCCGCTGGGTCGACCCCGTCTGCAGGAAATAGCTTTACTGAACCCGCTTTCAAGCAAGCCCACTATCAGCCTCCACCCACGGCTGCCGGAGCACAACCGGTTCCCCGGAAATCCCCAGAGGACCTGGCTGCAGATGCAAAATTGCGTGACGATACCGTGGCCAGCCGACGCGACCAGTACCCTCTCCACGCCCCTTTCCTTCAAACTGCTCCGCTCGGTGAAAGACTACAGAAAAGAGGAAACGAGCTTGGAATTCGCATGCCATCCGGTGGATTCTTTCGCCCATTTCCAAATCGCCCCGCGACCCCCATCGAGATCGTAGGACCTGACGGCCAGTCGGTGATTCGAACTGGAAAACCGGTTCTGACCACGGATGCTCCTCTAGGTGACATTATATCCCTGATGTCTCTAGCCTGCGAGGAACGTTTGCGTTCCGTGGTTGAACATTCCGCGGTTCTCGCCCAAAACCGCCGCGCCTATTCCCACGGAGTTGTCCCGCAAGAATGGAACGATTTGGCTGAAGGAAATAAtcaaaagaaaggaaaggaagaCCAAAATGGAATTGCTGCAGCCTCCCCAAATGGTACCTCCCAAAAGC GAACTATCTCTACGAACAGAGACGACTCAAATGAAGCTCGAAGGATCACATTTCCGAATACTCTCGCGATGAAAAGTCGCAGATTGATAGAGAAGGATGGGTCGTACGAAGAGGGCCGTGCAAACAAGCGAATGAAGCGCAATACCGATGCAATTCTCAGCGGAGACACTGGAAGATCAGCCTCTGTTGGGCCGGGTGCTGAGCCTTCCGGTGAGAGGGCGCCCGACGtcgaaaagaaaacaaagaaagagtTGAAGAAGGCAGAGGCCAAGGTAAACGATGCGGTTCAGCATCAGCATGCAGTTGAAACCGCTCGCATGGCAACAGGCGGTCTCAGTACATCGCGATTCGGAGGCAAGAAAACATATTCGTGGCTTAGCAATCCCAGTGCGACCTCTGCCTCAAGAACCAGCTTCTCTAACCCCTCACGAGCGAGACCTGGCGGTGGATCAGCCCCGTCTGGCACTGGAAAACCTGGTGGGTTGTCTAATGGGATCAGAGTGCCACCAGGAAAACGTCTGGGTGAATGGCGCGAAGACAAGGATCGTGGTGCCGGAGTCCAGATCCGGGACATTCTTTTCATGCTCGAGGTAGACGGTAAGGCTGCCAAACACCTACAAAAGGCATATTCAAAGGAATCCAAAGAAGAGGTTGATAGACCCGGCAAATAA
- a CDS encoding uncharacterized protein (EggNog:ENOG410QECS~COG:S~BUSCO:11875at33183) has translation MQTSSTNTFAPGQISPHGNPSPINSASVTPANNSPTSPRLQHPHLHHVHPQSRQLRPLKSPLYVPAVLRPTERASRSSPLTPPRSVHDLSEDSNTRRPPSLSRQSTVESMRSEVSKLAEDEWLKDQNLGPVTGSPTREHWKADSASPSCDSPVCRSFFGLFNRRHHCRHCGHVFCSSHTPYLVPLDQNASFHPDGVPSRACDLCWSAYCRWDQSRIDQLNQIQRDLAAQLERSKNDGATSSLPKETDSDHASVGDAGFLSPSMDHQDSAVATSVPRDWSWSTF, from the exons ATGCAAACCTCGAGCACCAACACTTTTGCTCCAGGTCAGATCTCTCCACATGGCAACCCTTCGCCCATAAACTCTGCCTCGGTCACGCCCGCAAACAATTCTCCCACATCTCCTCGGCTACAGCATCCGCATCTTCACCATGTTCATCCACAATCCAGGCAACTTCGTCCTCTGAAATCCCCTCTGTACGTGCCCGCCGTGCTGAGACCAACCGAACGCGCCTCGCGATCCTCTCCCTTGACGCCGCCACGGAGCGTCCATGACCTCTCTGAAGATAGCAACACTCGCCGACCACCTTCACTCTCGCGGCAGTCAACGGTGGAGAGCATGCGGAGCGAGGTCAGCAAGCTGGCTGAAGATGAATGGTTGAAGGATCAGAACCTTGGCCCCGTAACAGGTTCGCCAACCAGGGAGCATTGGAAG GCTGATTCCGCTTCTCCGTCTTGCGACTCCCCTGTCTGCAGATCTTTCTTTGGCCTGTTCAATCGCCGACACCACTGCCGTCATTGTGGACACGTCTTCTGTTCATCCCACACTCCCTACCTTGTCCCTCTTGACCAGAATGCCAGCTTCCATCCCGACGGGGTTCCATCCCGAGCCTGCGATCTCTGCTGGAGTGCTTACTGCCGTTGGGACCAAAGTCGAATCGATCAGCTAAATCAAATTCAGAGGGACTTGGCGGCTCAGCTTGAGCGATCGAAGAACGATGGCGCTACGTCCAGTCTGCCCAAGGAAACCGACTCCGATCATGCTAGTGTCGGCGATGCGGGTTTCCTCTCACCATCTATGGATCATCAAGACAGCGCAGTTGCTACCAGTGTCCCAAGGGATTGGAGCTGGAGCACGTTCTAA